A genomic region of Choristoneura fumiferana chromosome 17, NRCan_CFum_1, whole genome shotgun sequence contains the following coding sequences:
- the LOC141436902 gene encoding uncharacterized protein: MVGEVKKQCSVEDVLTDNQVSLIVKKCVGETAGWQLVGQELAPAAEGMAGFLGDHFRLTLTVKLGDSLVKIPLFVKSLPLSNSPKATFIEENNFFRREMTMFKLMEEMEMQECHPWGAKAYLYNSSVLVMRDLSPLGYSTHDQFVILDAEHSRVALAAVARFHAAVADHEARRSRALARPYSLMEEHGHLIVENNFRDTPWIAAGAKLAANIIQHFSDKHRNTVPDLEDKLLKQFLAACNDVSERKDTLNVLIHKDLWANNIMFKHEAGVPTNAILVDFQCLRYAPPAFDVMLCWYCTTDRSFRERYEREMLQHYFDTFISTVNEVTKEKLKGLGYDYEEYLRWVEECRRFGLLVSIMLYPYILLDQVTAREMFDNPETFLKHTNEDRSEPVLEYARRSDGYRTRQFEVCEDFVERYLKA, translated from the exons ATGGTTGGCGAAGTTAAAAAACAGTGCTCGGTAGAAGACGTCCTGACCGACAACCAGGTCAGTCTCATCGTGAAGAAATGCGTCGGGGAGACGGCGGGCTGGCAGCTGGTGGGGCAGGAGCTGGCACCGGCCGCAGAGGGCATGGCCGGCTTCCTCGGGGACCACTTCCGACTGACCCTCACCGTCAAATTAGGAGACTCTCTTGTTAAAATCCCCCTGTTCGTGAAAAGCCTGCCGCTCAGCAACTCCCCGAAAGCTACCTTCATCGAGGAGAATAATTTCTTTAGAAGGGAGATGACGATGTTCAAGCTGATGGAAGAAATGGAAATGCAGG AGTGTCACCCGTGGGGCGCCAAGGCGTACCTGTACAACTCGTCCGTGCTGGTGATGCGCGACCTGTCCCCTTTGGGCTACTCCACGCACGACCAGTTCGTGATCCTGGACGCGGAGCACTCGCGCGTGGCGCTGGCGGCCGTCGCGCGCTTCCACGCCGCCGTGGCCGACCACGAGGCGCGCCGCAGCCGCGCGCTCGCCCGCCCATACAGCCTCATGGAGGAGCACGGCCACCTCATCGTCGAGAACAACTTCAGAGACACGCCCTGGATTGCCGCCGGGGCCAAACTCGCCGCCAATATCATCCAACACTTCTCCGATAAGCACAGGAACACTGTTCCCGATTTGGAAGATAAACTTTTGAAACAGTTCCTGGCGGCGTGCAACGACGTGTCGGAGAGAAAGGACACCTTGAACGTGCTGATCCACAAGGATTTGTGGGCGAACAATATTATGTTCAAGCACGAGGCCGGCGTCCCGACGAACGCCATCCTGGTGGACTTCCAATGCTTGCGTTACGCGCCGCCGGCCTTCGACGTCATGCTGTGCTGGTACTGCACGACCGATCGGAGTTTCCGTGAGCGGTACGAGCGTGAAATGCTCCAGCACTACTTCGATACTTTCATAAGTACTGTAAATGAAGTTACGAAGGAGAAACTGAAGGGTTTGGGATATGATTACGAAGAGTACCTGCGGTGGGTCGAGGAGTGTCGGCGGTTCGGTCTGCTGGTCTCGATCATGCTGTACCCTTACATCCTGCTGGACCAGGTCACCGCGCGGGAGATGTTCGACAACCCGGAGACCTTCCTGAAGCACACGAACGAGGACCGCTCAGAGCCCGTGCTGGAGTACGCGCGCCGCAGCGACGGGTACCGGACGCGCCAGTTCGAGGTCTGCGAGGACTTCGTGGAGCGATACCTGAAAGCTTAG